From Halorussus lipolyticus:
CGACGTGTTCGGTGTCGTAGGACCCCAGTCGGCGGACCCACCCGTTCTCGGCGATTCGCTCCAACTCGGCGACCGCTTCCTGCGCGCGGTCCTCGTAGAGGCCCGCCGAGAAGTCGATGTGGAAGACGTAATCCCCGAGTCGCTCGCCGCTCGGCCGGGACTCGACGCGGGTGAGGTTGATGTCCCGGTCGGCGAAGGGTTCCAGCAGTTCCAACAGCAGTCCGGGGTAGTTGGCGTTGGGGTAGACCACGAGCGAGGACTTGCCGCCCGCGTCGGAGCGCTCGTCTGCGGGCGCGATGACCAGAAACCGGGTCGCGTTCGAGGTCCGGTCTTGAATCTCCTCGGCGACGACGTGGAGGCCCCCGACCTCCTCGGCGTTGGCGGGGTGGCCGATGGCGGCCACGTCGGGGTTCTCGCGGGCGTACTCTACCCCTCGGGCGGTGCTGGCGACCGCTTCGAGGTCAGCGTCGGGGTACTCGGCTTCGAGGAAGTCCCGACACTGGGCCAACGCTTGGGAGTGGCTGGCGACGACCGAGAAGTCGGGCGACTGGGCCAGCAGGGCGTGCTGGATTGGCGTGACGATTTCTTGGACCGCAGAGACCTCGCGGTCCGACAGCGCGTCGAGGGTCTCGGTGACGCTCCCCTCGATGCTGTTCTCGATGGGGACGACTCCTCGGTCGAAGTCGTCGTCCGCGACGGCCTCCACGATGGCCGTCACGGACTCACGGAATTCCACGTCGTCCGCGACTGCGCTGGCGGCCCGATGGGAGTAGGTTCCCGCGGGACCGAGCGTGACTGCGTGCATACGCCGATTGTTTCGCGGTTGACGACAAAAGCCCGTCGGGTGTGACAGATTTTCGCGTGAAACGAGCAGAGAAATATTCTCGATAGCTATAGAATTGTTTAGATGGTTCTAGCACTGTTTTCGTTGTCTGTGTCGAGGAGTATCTCGCTGTGGAAAGCGGTCGGCGCGCGAGAAACGCGCGAGGGACGAACGACCGCGCTCCGCGCGGGAGTGAGGAGGTTGGGGAGGCGCGAGGTCCGCGGTAGCGGTGCGGTTGCGGTAGACGGCGTTGCTCACGCCTGAAGCTAGCTCCCTGTTCTGCGTCTCCTGAATTGTAGTACGGACTCGTAGTTCATCCGGAAAATCGCTCACCCCTCGAAAATCGAATCAGAGCCACAAACGTCGTTTCACTCGCCGTCCGGTCCCAGTTCCGTCTCGCTCAGCGGCACCGCCGTTAGGCCGCCCTTGTCGGCCCCGGTGAAGTAGTACAGCACGACGCCGGCCTCGGTGTCCACCCACCGGTAGATGGTGTTCTTCGCGGTGTGGTTCGGTTCGTCCACCTCGATGTTCTCGACGACTTCCCACCCGTGTTCGTTCGCGGGTGGCTCCTCGGACCCGGACAATCCCATGTCTCGGGGAGACCACTACCGTCTGATAAATCTGTCCAGTCGCGGACGCGAAATCGAACGGGTGAAAGGTCGCTCCTCGGAGGGGTGGGACGTTACTCCTCGCTCAACCGGAAGGTCCGCTGTCGGATGTACCCGCAACTCGGACAGAGGTGGCGGTACTGAATCCTGTCGCCGCCGGTTTCGGCGAGCCACTTCCCGTCGGCGTCGTCGTACCCGCACTTCGGGCACACGAGGTCCTCGTCCTCGAAGCGCGACCGAAGTCGCTCGAATGGGGACAGACCGCCGTTTCTGGAACTGGCCATATCGTGTTGTTCGTTAGCAAAGGACATAATAGTTCGCTAGGTTCAGCGAACAGAGAGACCGCCGCGTTCGACATCCGACCGCCACGAAATAGTCACACCCGACGCTATCAGCTATAACTCGTGTCTTTTTTGAAGAGAGGGAAAATACCAAACAGCGGCGGTGTTGGAGCACCGCCGGAGACTGTGATGATTTG
This genomic window contains:
- a CDS encoding HVO_0649 family zinc finger protein, with translation MASSRNGGLSPFERLRSRFEDEDLVCPKCGYDDADGKWLAETGGDRIQYRHLCPSCGYIRQRTFRLSEE
- the pheA gene encoding prephenate dehydratase is translated as MHAVTLGPAGTYSHRAASAVADDVEFRESVTAIVEAVADDDFDRGVVPIENSIEGSVTETLDALSDREVSAVQEIVTPIQHALLAQSPDFSVVASHSQALAQCRDFLEAEYPDADLEAVASTARGVEYARENPDVAAIGHPANAEEVGGLHVVAEEIQDRTSNATRFLVIAPADERSDAGGKSSLVVYPNANYPGLLLELLEPFADRDINLTRVESRPSGERLGDYVFHIDFSAGLYEDRAQEAVAELERIAENGWVRRLGSYDTEHVVY